The Calditrichota bacterium genome window below encodes:
- a CDS encoding respiratory nitrate reductase subunit gamma — translation MTWLDGILFGVLPYVALIIFFLITIHRYRAQTFTYSSLSSQLLENQQHFWALVPFHYGILTVLTGHIVAFLIPRQVLLFNARPLRLYLLEITGLIFGLLTLVGLIAIIVRRVTAIRVK, via the coding sequence ATGACCTGGCTTGACGGCATCTTGTTCGGGGTGCTCCCCTACGTGGCGCTGATCATCTTCTTCCTGATCACGATTCACCGCTACCGGGCGCAGACCTTCACCTACTCGAGCCTCTCGTCGCAGTTGCTCGAGAATCAGCAGCACTTCTGGGCGCTGGTGCCGTTTCACTACGGCATCCTGACCGTCCTGACCGGGCACATCGTCGCCTTTCTGATACCGCGTCAGGTGCTGCTGTTCAACGCTCGCCCTCTGCGGCTCTACCTGCTTGAGATTACCGGCCTCATCTTCGGCCTCCTGACGCTGGTCGGCCTTATCGCCATCATCGTCCGGAGGGTGACAGCCATCCGCGTCAAG